GCCGGTCAATTTTTAGTGCAGATAAATCTGCGGTCCTGGGATTGTGTTTTTCTTCAGAGTCCATCTTAAGCCGGTTAGTGCTCGAATTGGAAATCTCATGTTTCATGTTTAGCTTCCGAAAAATAGCTCATTATTACAACTTGTCAATCAACTATTTATTTATCCGTTCACAGAGCTTACACCTACCTACGTCATTTTATTCGCCAGGTTTCCATATTTAACCCGTATAGTTTATTTATTCGAAACGAAACACTCAAAAAAATTGCATCTTTTCCAGTTCATGTTTACCTTTCCGTCGCTATGGGAATTCGGCAGTTGATAGATAAGTTTTTGGCGGAAACCCGGATTGTAATGGTGGGAGTTTCTTCTGATGAAAAGCATTTTTCCCGGATTCTTATGCGTGATTTGATCTCCCGCGATTATGAGATCGTCCCGGTAAATCCTAATCAAAAAGAAATCGATGGGATCAAAGTGTTCTCGAATATTGATGATATTCCCGACTGCCCCAGGGCAATGTTGCTTTTGGTCCCGGCTGAAAAAACCATGGGTGTCTGCCGTCAAGCGCCATCGGCGGGAATCGAAATGGTATGGTTTTACCGCTCGATCGGGCAGGGGGCGTACGCTCAGGATGCAGTCGAATACTGCCGAACGAACGATATTGAAGTAATCCCCGGATATTGTCCTTATATGTTTTTAACGGACCCAGGCTTCATCCATTCCGCCCATGTTTTTATGATGAAACTGGCCGGAAAGTATCCACGCTGAACTACTTGCCGGGAATTCCCGGTTCGGTCAGTTTGTCGGGTGACAGGTATATATCCAGTTCCTCTTCTTTCAAATAGCCCTTTTCGACCACAATTTGTTTGATCGGTTTACCGGTTTTTTCCGATTCTTTGGCGACTTCGGCCGCTTTCAGGTATCCTATAACAGTATTTAGGGCGGTCACCATAGCGAAGCTGTTTTCGGCGTAAGCGCGGCAACGCTCGCGGTTAGCGCTGATATTTGCCAGGCAACGGCGGTTGAACGACTCGATTCCGCCGGTCAGGATCTTGATCGATTCGACTAACGTATCAGCGATCAGGGGCATCATCACGTTTAAGTCCAATTGGCCCGCACCGCCGGCTGAGGATATCGTCAGGTCATTGCCGATCACCCGGAAGCAGACCATGTTCAGCATCTCGGCCATGACCGGGTTGACTTTGCCGGGCATGATAGACGATCCGGGCTGAACCGGGGGCAGGTTGATTTCGCTCAGTCCCGTCCGTGGACCCGAGGACAAGAGGCGGAAATCATTGGCGATTCGACCCAGGTCGGTTGCCAGCCCGCGAAGGGTTCCCGAGAGATTAACAAACGGACGCATCGACTGCATCGCCTCGAAGTAATTATCCGCCATATGCAGTTCGAGGTCGAGATTCTTCGAGAGAGTCTCGACCATCTGGCGACGGTAATCGGGATGGACATTGAGTCCGGTACCGGCCGCTGAACCGCCGATTCCGAGCGCTTCAAGTTCTTTGGCGGCAGTTTGTATATGCCTGAGATGATTATCGAGACAGACTTTATAGCCTGAAAATTCCTGGCCCAGCCTGATCGGGACAGCGTCCTGCAGATGAGTCCGGGCGGATTTGATTACATCATCGAATTCTCTGGACTTCTGTTCAAATAAATCGATCATGCGGCTCAGGACCGGGTAGAAATCCTTTAGCATAGTCAATGAGGCCAGACGAATCGCGGTCGGGATCGTGTCGTTGGTCGACTGCGCCATATTGACATGATCGTTGGGATGGATATGCTCGTAATTGCCCGGTTCGCCACCCAGTTTGCGGTTGGCCAGGTTAGCCAGGACCTCGTTGACGTTCATGTTGTGGGAAGTGCCCGCACCGGCCTGGAAGATATCGACTACGAAATGATCGTCAAATTCACCCGCCAGTACAAGGTCAGCCGAGGAAACTATGGCATCGGCTTTGTCTTTTGGCAACAGACCGAGTTTGTCATGGACCTGGGCGGCTGCTTTTTTTATCTCGACGGTAGCATAGATATATTCACTCTGTCCGGTACGCCCGGAAACCCTGAAATTTTCCACCGCGCGCGCGGTCTGGGCACCATAGAGTGCCCGATCCGGGATCTGAATCTCACCCATTGAATCTTTTTCGGTGCGCATATATCCTCC
The window above is part of the Candidatus Zixiibacteriota bacterium genome. Proteins encoded here:
- a CDS encoding CoA-binding protein, with protein sequence MGIRQLIDKFLAETRIVMVGVSSDEKHFSRILMRDLISRDYEIVPVNPNQKEIDGIKVFSNIDDIPDCPRAMLLLVPAEKTMGVCRQAPSAGIEMVWFYRSIGQGAYAQDAVEYCRTNDIEVIPGYCPYMFLTDPGFIHSAHVFMMKLAGKYPR
- a CDS encoding aspartate ammonia-lyase, producing MRTEKDSMGEIQIPDRALYGAQTARAVENFRVSGRTGQSEYIYATVEIKKAAAQVHDKLGLLPKDKADAIVSSADLVLAGEFDDHFVVDIFQAGAGTSHNMNVNEVLANLANRKLGGEPGNYEHIHPNDHVNMAQSTNDTIPTAIRLASLTMLKDFYPVLSRMIDLFEQKSREFDDVIKSARTHLQDAVPIRLGQEFSGYKVCLDNHLRHIQTAAKELEALGIGGSAAGTGLNVHPDYRRQMVETLSKNLDLELHMADNYFEAMQSMRPFVNLSGTLRGLATDLGRIANDFRLLSSGPRTGLSEINLPPVQPGSSIMPGKVNPVMAEMLNMVCFRVIGNDLTISSAGGAGQLDLNVMMPLIADTLVESIKILTGGIESFNRRCLANISANRERCRAYAENSFAMVTALNTVIGYLKAAEVAKESEKTGKPIKQIVVEKGYLKEEELDIYLSPDKLTEPGIPGK